The proteins below are encoded in one region of Phyllopteryx taeniolatus isolate TA_2022b chromosome 11, UOR_Ptae_1.2, whole genome shotgun sequence:
- the tppp3 gene encoding tubulin polymerization-promoting protein family member 3: MAESVNLESLLSAFSRFAVHGDAHASGRELNGKNWAKLCKDCKIIDGKNVSGTDVDIVFSKVKQKSSRVINFDEFQQALKELAPQRFKGKSREEAITAIYQLAQAAEPSKVGVTKSLKAGAVDRLTDTSLYTGSHKERFDESGRGRGREGREDIVSNSGYVGAYKSEGTYDAKLKADK, encoded by the exons ATGGCTGAGAGCGTgaacttggagtcgctgttgtCTGCATTCAGTCGCTTCGCGGTCCACGGCGACGCGCACGCCAGCGGACGGGAACTGAACGGGAAGAACTGGGCCAAACTCTGCAAGGACTGCAAGATCATCGACGGCAAGAACGTCAGCGGAACCGACGTCGACATCGTCTTCTCCAAAGTCAA gCAGAAGTCATCCCGCGTGATCAACTTTGATGAGTTCCAGCAAGCTCTAAAGGAGTTAGCGCCTCAGAGGTTCAAAGGAAAAAGTCGCGAGGAGGCCATCACGGCCATCTACCAGCTGGCACAGGCCGCAGAGCCCAGCAAAGTCGGAGTCACG AAGTCCTTGAAGGCTGGCGCCGTTGACCGTCTGACGGACACGTCTTTGTACACGGGGTCGCACAAAGAACGCTTTGACGAGAgcggacgaggacgaggacgcgAGGGACGAGAAGACATCGTCAGCAACTCGGGATACGTTGGCGCCTACAAGAGCGAAGGAACGTACGACGCCAAACTAAAGGCCGACAAATGA